The genomic region GAGATGGGCCTGTTCGAGAACCCCAACGACCACCTGGTTTTCTGTGATGATGGGCTGGCGAGGGGCGCCGCGGTCATGGCGAGGTGCATGAACTCGCTGGGCACGCCAAAGAACCCGCTGGGCGGCCAGAGGGGCGGAAAGTGCATCATGGGCGCTCGAATGAAGCTGCAGAATGCGGGCAAAAAGGTAGAGAGCTGATCAAATGGCATGCTTGAATGACTATGATTACGATATTTTATTATCACATCAAACGTATAAGGCTTCAGAAGAGTTCATCCTCTCTAATTATTGGGAGACGTACTATGTGGAGCCAGGCTATACGGTGCTTGGGCTGCGCATCCTGGGGGACGAGTACGTCCCCATAGCGGTGGAGGATAACACGAATAACCTGATAATACCATACACGAAGCCGTGTATGGGTACCTTCGTGGTGCGCATAAAGAACGTGCCGGAGGAGGTCGAGCGCATCAGGAAGAGCTACGAGAAGACGATAACGTTGAAGCAATGGAGAAAACACGCTGACGA from Methanocella conradii HZ254 harbors:
- a CDS encoding DUF1894 domain-containing protein, which translates into the protein MACLNDYDYDILLSHQTYKASEEFILSNYWETYYVEPGYTVLGLRILGDEYVPIAVEDNTNNLIIPYTKPCMGTFVVRIKNVPEEVERIRKSYEKTITLKQWRKHADDKIK